From the genome of Ananas comosus cultivar F153 linkage group 16, ASM154086v1, whole genome shotgun sequence, one region includes:
- the LOC109721901 gene encoding uncharacterized protein LOC109721901 isoform X2 — translation MDDPAEELEPLFDYTRVQPSEFFYFDDKDLETSPIFAHCKRKKVSNDGEKEKVRCEDVVVLKEDDGVKKGNEEENWLPPPPPKPPGSGLDLEKDETLQELRLKKQELASLARSAQDVLKDLVENAERELKSSRVPAEEVILDSPEKPQAERQKIVISIQGKDEQKQFRVYSDDKFEKLFKLYAKKTELKPEDLTFCFDGDKVSPTTTPTELGLEDGDMIEVHVKPH, via the exons ATG GATGATCCCGCGGAGGAGCTCGAGCCGCTCTTCGACTACACCCGCGTCCAACCCTCCGAGTTCTTCTACTTCGACG ATAAGGATTTGGAAACGTCGCCGATCTTCGCGCATTGTAAAAGGAAGAAGGTTTCGAATGATGGG gaaaaggagaaggtACGTTGTGAAGATGTGGTTGTGTTAAAAGAAGATGATGGTGTTAAGAAGGGGAACGAAGAGGAGAATTGGttgcctccgccgcctccgaagCCCCCTGGTTCGGGATTGGATTTGGAAAAGGATGAGACTCTGCAGGAGTTGAG GTTAAAGAAGCAGGAATTGGCTTCATTAGCTCGCTCAGCACAAGATGTATTAAAAGATTTGGTGGAAAATGCCGAAAGAGAGCTCAAAAGTTCCAGGGTACCTGCTGAGGAAGTCATTTTAGACTCACCAGAAAAACCACAAGCTGAGAGACAAAAAATTGTTATATCCATTCAGGGCAAAGACGAGCAGAAGCAGTTCCGTGTGTATTCG GATGACAAGTTCGAGAAGCTCTTCAAACTGTATGCCAAGAAGACAGAACTCAAGCCGGAAGATTTGACATTCTGCTTCGACGGGGATAAAGTTAGCCCAACTACAACACCTACTGAACTTGGATTGGAGGATGGTGATATGATTGAGGTTCATGTGAAACCACACTAA
- the LOC109722539 gene encoding uncharacterized protein LOC109722539, with translation MITWYESIMSYWRRRAYERIGTSEPSDPSRTSRVTRPIRLRRLQRHRRRTRTPFARLQLKALSPLRLLARLRDVYVDAMLGMARDDRGGGNVVSSHQVTTTTPQGVWVGRVPSARRRSASARSSEFERRMMVLHLCNSLGANPELLHS, from the coding sequence atgATCACTTGGTATGAGAGCATCATGTCCTACTGGCGCCGGCGAGCCTACGAGAGGATCGGGACGTCGGAGCCGTCCGATCCGAGCAGAACAAGTCGTGTCACGCGACCGATCCGCCTCCGACGGCTGCAGCGTCATCGGCGACGGACGAGAACGCCTTTCGCAAGGCTCCAGCTCAAGGCCTTGTCGCCTCTCCGACTGCTGGCGCGGTTGAGGGACGTCTACGTGGACGCGATGCTGGGGATGGCGAGGGACGACCGCGGCGGCGGGAACGTCGTGTCGTCGCACCaggtgacgacgacgacgccgcagGGGGTCTGGGTCGGGCGGGTCCCCAGCGCCCGCCGACGGTCGGCGAGCGCGCGATCGAGCGAATTCGAGAGGAGAATGATGGTGCTGCATTTGTGCAACTCCCTTGGAGCCAATCCTGAGCTGCTGCATAGTTAG
- the LOC109721901 gene encoding NFATC2-interacting protein isoform X1, with product MIPRRSSSRSSTTPASNPPSSSTSTAFGSADKDLETSPIFAHCKRKKVSNDGEKEKVRCEDVVVLKEDDGVKKGNEEENWLPPPPPKPPGSGLDLEKDETLQELRLKKQELASLARSAQDVLKDLVENAERELKSSRVPAEEVILDSPEKPQAERQKIVISIQGKDEQKQFRVYSDDKFEKLFKLYAKKTELKPEDLTFCFDGDKVSPTTTPTELGLEDGDMIEVHVKPH from the exons ATGATCCCGCGGAGGAGCTCGAGCCGCTCTTCGACTACACCCGCGTCCAACCCTCCGAGTTCTTCTACTTCGACG GCTTTTGGATCGGCAGATAAGGATTTGGAAACGTCGCCGATCTTCGCGCATTGTAAAAGGAAGAAGGTTTCGAATGATGGG gaaaaggagaaggtACGTTGTGAAGATGTGGTTGTGTTAAAAGAAGATGATGGTGTTAAGAAGGGGAACGAAGAGGAGAATTGGttgcctccgccgcctccgaagCCCCCTGGTTCGGGATTGGATTTGGAAAAGGATGAGACTCTGCAGGAGTTGAG GTTAAAGAAGCAGGAATTGGCTTCATTAGCTCGCTCAGCACAAGATGTATTAAAAGATTTGGTGGAAAATGCCGAAAGAGAGCTCAAAAGTTCCAGGGTACCTGCTGAGGAAGTCATTTTAGACTCACCAGAAAAACCACAAGCTGAGAGACAAAAAATTGTTATATCCATTCAGGGCAAAGACGAGCAGAAGCAGTTCCGTGTGTATTCG GATGACAAGTTCGAGAAGCTCTTCAAACTGTATGCCAAGAAGACAGAACTCAAGCCGGAAGATTTGACATTCTGCTTCGACGGGGATAAAGTTAGCCCAACTACAACACCTACTGAACTTGGATTGGAGGATGGTGATATGATTGAGGTTCATGTGAAACCACACTAA